Proteins from a single region of Halichoerus grypus chromosome 13, mHalGry1.hap1.1, whole genome shotgun sequence:
- the ZNF280B gene encoding zinc finger protein 280B: MEQPCILCEEEQELEPQQNIEETKKVDDEDAELIFVGVEHVNDDAELIFVGVTSNSKPVVSNILNRVTPGSCSRRKKYGHLRKGTTHKFQPISHVTPISEAVTALPVSESESRSTDSPIIIEPLSKPDYKNNSPQVVPNSSSELCSPLITLTSSLQHPVGAALSVGGMNKSPCISKQLSPAEVNDINPKRPKLSDGIIEGHASALSPSGIFHTMTSQQSTFSNSVHTSLSHVQNGAPFPTAFPKDSVHFEPINAIKENRPAKTDFLSLASQNQIVDPKKGSLVILLRDFYYGQHKGDGQPEQKTHTTFKCLSCLKVLKNVKFMNHMKHHLELEKQRGDSWESHTTCQHCHRQFPTPFQLQCHIESVHTTQEPSAVCKICELSFKTDQVLLQHMKDNHKPGEMPYVCQVCNYRSSAFADVETHFRKCHENTKNLLCPFCLKIFKTATPYMCHYRGHWEKSVHQCSKCRLQFLTFKEKMEHKTQCHQMFKKPKQLEGLPPETKVVIQVSLGPLQPGSVEVASITVSTSDSEPSPPRSKSRISKKPR, encoded by the coding sequence gaacAGCCATGTATATTATGTGAGGAAGAACAAGAGCTTGAACCACAGCAGAACATAGAAGAAACCAAAAAAGTAGATGATGAAGATGCTGAGCTGATCTTTGTTGGGGTGGAACATGTAAATGACGATGCTGAGCTGATCTTTGTTGGGGTGACTTCAAATTCAAAACcagttgtttcaaatattttgaacagaGTCACCCCAGGTTCATGTTCAAGGAGAAAAAAGTATGGTCACCTCAGAAAAGGTACTACTCACAAATTTCAGCCTATAAGTCATGTGACCCCTATATCAGAAGCAGTGACTGCCTTGCCAGTTTCTGAATCTGAATCAAGATCAACAGATAGTCCCATTATTATTGAGCCTTTGTCTAAacctgattataaaaataattcaccaCAAGTCGTGCCTAATAGCTCTTCAGAGTTATGTTCTCCTTTGATTACACTTACAAGTTCATTACAGCATCCAGTAGGAGCAGCACTTTCTGTAGGAGGTATGAATAAAAGTCCTTGCATATCAAAGCAACTTTCCCCTGCTGAAGTAAATGACATAAATCCCAAAAGGCCTAAACTCAGTGATGGAATCATAGAGGGACATGCTTCAGCTTTGTCCCCTTCAGGTATCTTTCATACAATGACTTCGCAGCAAAGCACATTCTCAAACAGTGTTCATACCTCATTAAGCCATGTTCAGAATGGAGCACCTTTTCCAACAGCTTTTCCAAAGGACAGTGTCCATTTCGAGCCTATAAATGCTATTAAGGAAAATAGACCGGCAAAAACAGACTTTCTGAGTCTAGCAAGTCAAAACCAGATTGTTGATCCCAAGAAAGGAAGTCTGGTCATATTACTTCGTGACTTTTATTATGGGCAACATAAAGGAGACGGTCAGCCAGAACAGAAGACTCACACAACTTTTAAATGCCTCAGCTGCTTGAAAGTTCTAAAAAATGTCAAGTTTATGAATCACATGAAGCACCATTTGGAACTTGAGAAGCAGAGGGGTGACAGCTGGGAAAGCCACACCACCTGCCAGCACTGCCACCGACAGTTTCCCACTCCCTTCCAGCTGCAGTGTCACATTGAAAGTGTACACACCACCCAGGAGCCTTCTGCTGTCTGTAAAATTTGTGAATTGTCATTCAAAACAGATCAGGTTCTCTTACAGCACATGAAGGACAATCATAAGCCTGGCGAAATGCCCTATGTGTGCCAGGTTTGCAATTACAGATCGTCAGCCTTTGCTGATGTAGAAACACATTTCAGAAAATGCCATGAAAACACTAAGAATTTGCTCTGTCCATTCTGtctcaaaattttcaaaactgCAACACCGTACATGTGTCATTATAGGGGACACTGGGAAAAGAGTGTTCACCAGTGTTCCAAATGCCGGCTacagtttttaacttttaaggaGAAAATGGAGCACAAGACTCAGTGTCATCAAATGTTTAAGAAGCCTAAGCAACTAGAGGGATTGCCCCCTGAAACAAAGGTTGTTATTCAAGTGTCACTGGGACCTCTTCAACCAGGATCAGTGGAAGTAGCATCCATTACTGTGAGCACATCTGATTCTGAACCATCACCCCCCAGGTCTAAAAGTAGAATTTCAAAAAAACCTCGTTAA